In Hymenobacter gelipurpurascens, one DNA window encodes the following:
- the recQ gene encoding DNA helicase RecQ: protein MLFAAEPLAPTLESARRVLKQYYGYDSFRPMQEDIIGNIMGGLDTVVLMPTGGGKSVCFQVPAVVQEGVCVVVSPLIALMKDQVEALKANGISAAYINSSVGQSEQNNIAADCLNGYLKLLYVSPEKLLSEGFLNFLKRMRISMFAIDEAHCISSWGHDFRPEYTQLRVLREQFPQVPIIALTATADRLTQRDIQQQLRLNNPRVFLSSFDRPNLNLIVRPGQDRVGGILEFIERHQGESGIIYCLSRKQCETLAQKIQAKGIKAGFYHAGMTPNQRGAVQEAFLKDDLQVIVATIAFGMGIDKSNVRWVIHYNLPKNIEGYYQEIGRAGRDGSPATALLFYSFGDVMSLRDMLTKENPNLTQLNLTKLERMQQFAEAASCRRKILLNYFGETLPHDCGNCDICRNPPTTFDGTEIAQKALSAVVRGRERLSISLLIDVLRGMRNQAVLSGGFDQIKTYGAGRDLPYLDWYSYIHQMLNDGLIYIAYEEGYSLKITELGRGVLQGQRTVPMKKFQPAEKAEKALRGRKAAASSKAAPVSREAQLFEALRTLRKRIADEQGVPPYVIFTDSTLQEMAEERPVNRVAMLGISGVGMKKFENYGEAFIREVLAHGGNPAAQVEFDGDMSSGLDPGDFSKAPRATRKREAKEPKEAKEASNEVNGTMETTHQLHRMGLSVEAIAQRRDLAISTVQTHLTNCYAKGLELRIEEFLSSGDIAEIQTAQAQLGSSPMLRDLFDHLREKYDYFKLRLALMYIKKLRGE from the coding sequence ATGTTATTTGCTGCCGAACCTCTCGCCCCCACCCTGGAATCTGCCCGTCGTGTCTTAAAGCAATACTACGGCTACGACTCATTCCGGCCGATGCAGGAGGACATTATCGGCAACATTATGGGTGGGCTCGATACGGTGGTGCTGATGCCTACAGGCGGCGGTAAATCGGTGTGCTTTCAGGTGCCGGCCGTAGTGCAGGAGGGCGTATGCGTGGTGGTTTCGCCCCTTATTGCCCTGATGAAAGACCAGGTGGAGGCCCTGAAAGCCAACGGTATTTCGGCCGCTTACATTAACAGCAGCGTAGGCCAGAGCGAGCAGAACAACATTGCTGCCGACTGCCTCAATGGCTACCTGAAGCTGCTCTACGTATCACCGGAAAAGCTGCTTTCCGAAGGCTTCCTTAATTTTCTGAAGCGCATGCGCATCAGCATGTTTGCTATTGATGAGGCACACTGTATTTCGTCGTGGGGGCATGATTTCCGACCCGAGTACACGCAGCTTCGGGTGCTACGCGAGCAGTTTCCGCAGGTGCCCATTATTGCCCTTACGGCCACCGCCGACCGCCTCACCCAGCGCGACATACAGCAGCAGTTGCGCCTGAACAACCCGCGGGTATTTCTGTCGTCGTTCGATAGGCCTAACCTGAACCTGATTGTACGGCCGGGCCAAGACCGCGTAGGTGGTATTCTGGAGTTTATTGAGCGCCACCAGGGCGAGTCGGGCATCATCTATTGCCTCTCGCGCAAGCAGTGCGAAACCCTGGCCCAGAAGATTCAGGCCAAAGGCATCAAGGCTGGTTTCTACCACGCTGGCATGACGCCCAACCAGCGCGGTGCCGTGCAGGAAGCTTTCCTGAAAGATGACTTGCAGGTGATTGTAGCCACCATCGCCTTCGGCATGGGCATCGATAAGAGCAATGTGCGCTGGGTTATTCACTACAACCTGCCCAAAAACATTGAGGGCTACTACCAGGAAATAGGCCGCGCCGGCCGCGACGGTTCTCCCGCCACGGCGCTGCTGTTCTATTCCTTCGGCGACGTAATGAGCCTGCGCGATATGCTCACGAAGGAAAATCCCAACCTCACGCAGTTGAACCTCACCAAGCTGGAGCGCATGCAGCAGTTTGCGGAGGCTGCCTCGTGCCGCCGCAAAATCCTGCTCAACTACTTCGGCGAAACCTTGCCCCACGACTGTGGCAACTGTGACATCTGCCGCAACCCGCCCACTACCTTCGATGGGACGGAAATAGCGCAGAAAGCGCTTTCAGCGGTGGTGCGCGGGCGTGAGCGGCTCAGCATCAGCCTGCTGATTGATGTGCTGCGCGGCATGCGCAACCAGGCCGTACTCAGCGGCGGCTTCGACCAGATCAAGACCTACGGGGCCGGCCGCGACCTGCCGTATCTGGACTGGTACAGCTACATCCATCAGATGCTCAATGATGGCCTCATCTATATTGCCTACGAAGAGGGTTACTCACTGAAAATTACGGAGTTGGGGAGGGGAGTGCTGCAAGGGCAGCGGACTGTGCCCATGAAGAAATTTCAGCCTGCTGAGAAGGCCGAAAAAGCACTCCGTGGTCGAAAGGCCGCTGCTTCAAGCAAAGCCGCTCCGGTATCGCGCGAGGCACAGTTGTTCGAGGCCCTGCGCACCTTGCGCAAGCGCATTGCCGACGAGCAGGGCGTGCCGCCCTACGTTATCTTCACCGACTCCACGCTGCAGGAAATGGCCGAGGAGCGCCCCGTAAACCGCGTGGCGATGCTGGGTATTTCGGGGGTGGGTATGAAGAAGTTCGAGAACTACGGCGAAGCCTTCATTCGGGAAGTGCTGGCCCATGGCGGCAACCCCGCCGCCCAAGTGGAGTTCGACGGAGATATGTCGAGCGGCCTCGACCCGGGCGATTTCAGTAAGGCGCCACGCGCGACCCGGAAAAGAGAAGCCAAAGAGCCCAAAGAGGCTAAGGAAGCCTCCAATGAGGTGAATGGCACGATGGAAACTACGCATCAGCTCCACCGCATGGGCCTCAGTGTAGAAGCTATTGCCCAGCGCCGCGACCTGGCCATTTCCACCGTGCAAACCCACCTGACCAACTGCTACGCGAAAGGGCTGGAGTTGCGCATCGAGGAATTCCTGTCCTCCGGCGACATAGCTGAAATACAGACTGCCCAGGCCCAGCTCGGCAGCAGCCCCATGCTCCGCGACCTGTTCGACCATCTGCGCGAGAAATACGACTACTTCAAGCTGCGTCTGGCCCTGATGTACATCAAGAAGCTGCGCGGAGAGTAG